The Montipora foliosa isolate CH-2021 chromosome 1, ASM3666993v2, whole genome shotgun sequence genome has a window encoding:
- the LOC137994054 gene encoding cytochrome P450 1A1-like — MMKMFLEDFSLLGQSLFLCSLVLVLYFAREFWRRKFSKLPPGPWGLPLIGAIFRVGKNPHLDFTEMAKEYGDVFSLMLGNRLVVVINGEQAIQETVIKHPTAFAGRPKLYTFQLANRLGNSLVLTDYSPRWRICRKMSVAGIKDFVKNTQILEEKLLLESQRLVRHLQQQKDGPVDALMSFKCATANVIIHALFGVQRSYDDEGLRKILDLAENFGKSVNGSSLVDFLPLLKYFPNNQVSNLVLTMNTLLDVVSQMFKKNKESYVDNRVRNIADSFLRVVKKESEKASAEEDTVSVNPVLSDEDIISVLGDLFGAAFDTSSTTLYWGLAYLIKHPDIQLQLHDELDRVIGRRRLPTLQDIPSLPLLQATVFELLRVTSVVPLSIPRSTTAETNVREFIIPKDTVVFINLWSAHRNPDIWKDPDIFEPRRFLNSHGQLLDPRSLGGFMPFSAGRRRCPGETLATRALSVFLAVLLHSFHFTQDGLPAKYQGINFQGHSGLLLAAEKFFVKIIERS; from the exons ATGatgaagatgtttcttgaagatTTCTCTTTATTGGGACAGAGTTTGTTTCTATGCTCCCTTGTGTTGGTGTTATATTTTGCAAGAGAATTCTGGCGGCGCAAATTCTCCAAGTTACCTCCAGGTCCTTGGGGACTGCCTCTCATCG GTGCAATCTTTCGCGTTGGAAAGAACCCACATCTCGACTTCACCGAAATGGCAAAGGAGTATGGGGACGTGTTCAGTTTGATGCTCGGGAATCGTTTGGTTGTGGTGATAAACGGAGAGCAAGCCATCCAAGAAACAGTTATCAAACATCCTACTGCCTTTGCTGGGAGACCAAAACTTTATACCTTTCAATTGGCCAATCGTCTTGGTAACAGCCTTGTACTCACGGACTACTCGCCTCGATGGCGAATTTGTCGAAAGATGAGCGTTGCCGGAATCAAAGATTTCGTAAAGAACACCCAAATCCTGGAAGAGAAACTGCTGCTCGAATCCCAGCGCTTAGTGCGGCACTTACAGCAACAGAAGGATGGTCCAGTCGATGCTTTGATGTCTTTCAAGTGCGCCACAGCAAACGTCATCATACATGCTTTGTTCGGAGTCCAGCGATCTTACGATGATGAAGGTCTACGAAAAATACTTGACCTCGCAGAAAACTTCGGAAAATCTGTGAATGGCAGCAGCCTGGTTGATTTCCTGCCATTGCTGAAATATTTTCCCAACAATCAAGTCTCAAACCTTGTTCTCACAATGAATACTTTGTTGGACGTCGTTTCCCAGATGTTCAAAAAGAACAAGGAATCTTATGTTGACAATAGAGTTCGCAACATTGCAGACAGTTTCCTTAGAGTCGTCAAGAAAGAATCTGAGAAAGCTTCAGCCGAAGAAGACACCGTAAGTGTGAATCCAGTGCTTAGTGATGAAGACATAATTTCCGTGTTGGGAGATCTATTTGGTGCTGCTTTTGATACTTCCTCCACCACACTCTACTGGGGTCTGGCATACCTGATTAAACATCCCGACATCCAGCTCCAGCTTCATGACGAATTAGATCGCGTGATCGGCCGAAGACGGCTGCCAACCCTGCAAGACATACCATCACTTCCTCTTCTCCAAGCTACAGTCTTCGAACTCTTACGGGTGACCAGTGTCGTCCCTCTTTCCATACCTCGTTCGACTACCGCCGAGACGAATGTTCGTGAGTTCATCATCCCAAAAGACACTGTGGTCTTTATCAACTTGTGGTCAGCTCATCGCAATCCCGACATCTGGAAAGACCCGGATATCTTTGAACCCAGACGGTTCCTGAACAGCCATGGTCAGCTGCTCGATCCCAGGTCTCTCGGGGGATTCATGCCGTTCTCGGCCGGTCGGCGTCGGTGCCCTGGTGAAACTTTGGCCACGAGAGCACTTTCCGTTTTCCTTGCAGTGCTTCTTCacagctttcattttacgcagGATGGTCTGCCGGCCAAGTATCAAGGAATTAACTTTCAGGGTCATAGTGGCCTACTGTTAGCGGCGGAGAAGTTCTTTGTGAAAATTATTGAACGCTCTTAG
- the LOC137994070 gene encoding contactin-associated protein-like 5, with protein MWTVAALVCWLFLPLVASSEREEPYSSFDGKTYLKYSYNGQPRTLPDRITLVFKTIKPSGVLFLATSSGGDFIILELLRGRIRCFIFLSATRRVVTVYKGKNDLANNQWHQVEIKKGDLTPDNITLYIDVEKYFIPVPGFSSARFARQTYYLGGVDVNRIKTKHGYLGERDFVFHEGCLDNKYTKINGTNLLDEPWKKIATVDGNSHEHGSGCRMTAEGYKPITFGEPDSFIKVKAANNSTALYSFKFRTNVGEGILLSQRRTEKGAKISLSLVSGSRIRLDVEFVSDSWPVTLFGGSDLDDGMWHSVAVSINIQRVRLEVDNELTSQSQSSRRNFVSGSEVYVGASRGGFVGCMRDLIIQGQLVNFSTVYRSKVLENKCSIDDRCFQNPCKNNGKCFQRWNRTMCDCSGTDFKGPNCDTPAFFMQSCADWWAAGKTTNKYYRINPQHSEPFTVYCNMTNKNGPSTVIVHMYTGTNKVIAAESHIKGKYYQHDIFYENSNEQNIKNLIASSTHCRQYLQYKCNNSVLFDSPKAFNLSGRGARWVSRDGKIQDYWSGASPGSKQCACGVNRTCKIKNKACNCDIVDNNWHMDDGYLTDSESLPVKRLIFTVDGTSRTSYFVLGSLECFGSTTPRSTAFPATTYNATSPKSNESHAKFPTTTTFTATNHKDLSGKVGSTDISSPSTRHDMSSIEPHDTIVVIEIPRKHITIRESPNQQLVLIILSVILAVFVISIAVLILKQNTPFPCKCFKKATCHDEIHIDTIELAAHSLVEPEILQFQTSPYPARNTDCDIGHHYRYGKSSPEHYSDAETDRLDISNGSSSWNSENADTEKEEPKKIEDYKHVDLGLIDVIPFHASKQLSTEQQIIRLKEVIYDVLAAADVKVTHSDKNDNNTTSPIKRYKLSSHRKSDFEQSLINENESLESDSECTQTISEASSEIELVSEERSSERYNASDKETNVKELYRRPGNEIILARCTSESERRLLNENWYSTDPSDNYLSLDVNNLEDGGCRQSFSEENLTLSRSQCNSQTSPCSNLSYSHREQDCLFLDCDEKRIETTSENQNKRKQSSRGSRIFSRRKSEEEALLSSSSRGLEVNGLKQNKTDGYPETKNMHHSSIADPFYQQQQKQQHLNASKMKADTQSRESKKATAKALKQSHSQKYETEL; from the coding sequence ATGTTTTATTTTTCTGAGTGCAACGAGAAGAGTGGTTACTGTTTATAAAGGCAAAAACGACTTGGCAAACAATCAGTGGCATCAAGTGGAAATCAAAAAAGGAGACTTAACCCCTGATAACATCACTCTCTACATTGATGTGGAAAAATACTTTATCCCAGTTCCTGGTTTCTCCTCCGCACGTTTTGCGCGCCAGACTTACTACCTTGGTGGCGTTGACGTAAACAGGATAAAGACAAAACATGGGTATTTAGGAGAACGTGACTTTGTCTTCCATGAGGGTTGCCTTGACAACAAATATACGAAAATCAATGGTACAAATCTCCTTGATGAACCATGGAAGAAAATTGCTACTGTGGACGGAAACTCCCATGAACATGGGTCTGGATGTCGCATGACAGCCGAAGGTTACAAACCAATCACTTTTGGCGAACCTGATTCGTTTATTAAAGTTAAGGCTGCTAATAACAGCACTGCATTGTACAGCTTTAAGTTTCGAACAAACGTTGGTGAGGGAATCTTGCTATCTCAGCGAAGAACAGAAAAAGGGGCAAAGATTTCCCTTTCACTGGTTTCTGGTAGTAGAATAAGACTAGATGTGGAATTTGTGAGTGACTCGTGGCCTGTGACTCTCTTTGGGGGATCCGACCTGGACGACGGAATGTGGCATTCTGTTGCAGTGAGCATTAATATACAAAGAGTGAGACTTGAAGTGGACAACGAATTGACATCTCAGAGCCAAAGCTCTCGCCGAAACTTTGTTAGCGGTTCTGAAGTTTATGTGGGAGCCAGCCGGGGGGGTTTCGTGGGATGCATGCGAGATCTGATAATACAAGGTCAACTGGTTAATTTTTCGACGGTATACAGATCAAAGGTGTTAGAGAACAAATGCAGTATCGACGACCGCTGCTTTCAAAACCCTTGCAAAAATAATGGCAAGTGCTTTCAGCGCTGGAACCGTACAATGTGTGACTGTTCAGGGACAGATTTTAAGGGTCCAAACTGTGATACGCCTGCCTTCTTTATGCAGTCATGCGCAGATTGGTGGGCTGCTGGGAAAACAACTAACAAATACTACAGAATCAATCCTCAGCATTCAGAACCATTCACTGTCTATTGTAACATGACCAACAAAAACGGTCCTTCGACTGTCATCGTTCATATGTATACTGGTACGAATAAGGTCATTGCAGCTGAAAGTCACATCAAGGGTAAATATTATCAGCATGACATCTTTTACGAGAATTCCAACGAGCAAAACATAAAGAACCTCATCGCAAGTAGCACCCATTGCAGACAATATCTTCAATACAAATGTAATAATTCAGTACTTTTCGATTCACCTAAAGCGTTCAATCTCTCAGGGCGCGGGGCACGATGGGTGTCACGTGATGGAAAAATTCAAGATTACTGGTCGGGTGCATCTCCGGGGAGCAAGCAGTGCGCATGCGGAGTGAACAGaacttgcaaaataaaaaataaggcGTGTAACTGTGACATTGTTGACAATAACTGGCACATGGACGATGGATATTTGACGGACTCCGAAAGCCTCCCAGTCAAGAGACTGATATTTACCGTCGATGGTACGAGCAGGACTTCGTATTTCGTCCTCGGTAGCCTTGAATGTTTCGGCTCAACGACGCCGAGGTCTACCGCTTTTCCTGCGACCACATACAATGCAACATCTCCGAAATCAAACGAATCTCATGCAAAGTTTCCAACCACTACAACCTTTACAGCAACAAATCATAAAGATCTCTCTGGTAAAGTTGGTAGCACAGACATTTCTTCACCATCAACAAGACACGATATGTCCAGCATAGAGCCTCATGACACAATTGTCGTCATAGAAATACCAAGAAAGCATATAACTATCCGTGAAAGTCCCAATCAACAATTAGTACTTATTATACTGAGTGTTATTCTAGCAGTGTTTGTGATTTCAATCGCTGTGCTAATTCTGAAGCAGAACACGCCTTTTCCTTGCAAATGTTTCAAGAAGGCTACCTGCCACGATGAGATTCATATAGATACCATTGAGCTTGCCGCCCATAGCCTAGTCGAACCAGAGATCTTACAGTTTCAGACAAGCCCCTATCCTGCGAGAAACACTGATTGCGATATCGGGCATCATTACCGCTATGGCAAATCTTCCCCAGAGCATTACAGTGATGCCGAAACGGACAGGCTTGATATTAGCAACGGGAGCTCATCGTGGAACTCGGAAAACGCTGACACCGAGAAAGAAGAGCCCAAAAAGATCGAAGATTACAAACATGTCGATCTTGGACTTATTGACGTGATTCCTTTTCACGCTTCTAAACAGCTTAGCACTGAACAACAAATCATTAGGCTAAAGGAGGTCATTTATGACGTACTGGCCGCCGCTGACGTAAAAGTTACACACAGTGACAAGAACGACAATAACACCACCAGCCCCATAAAACGCTACAAATTATCATCACATCGAAAGTCAGACTTTGAGCAGTCTCTGATAAACGAAAACGAATCACTGGAATCGGACAGTGAGTGCACTCAAACAATTTCGGAGGCAAGCTCAGAGATCGAGCTCGTATCCGAAGAAAGATCCAGCGAAAGATATAATGCCAgtgacaaagaaacaaatgtgAAAGAACTTTATAGACGCCCTGGTAATGAAATCATTCTTGCGCGTTGCACATCGGAAAGCGAAAGAAGACTTCTCAACGAGAACTGGTATTCGACTGACCCATCCGATAACTATCTCTCTTTGGATGTTAATAACCTTGAGGACGGTGGCTGCAGGCAATCATTTAGCGAAGAAAATTTGACTCTTAGCCGCAGTCAGTGTAATTCGCAAACTTCACCTTGCAGCAATTTAAGCTACTCACATAGAGAACAAGACTGCCTCTTTCTTGATTGCGATGAAAAAAGGATTGAAACGACGTCAGAAAACCAGAACAAGCGCAAGCAAAGCTCACGGGGTTCGCGCATATTTTCCCGCCGGAAAAGTGAAGAGGAAGCTTTGTTATCTTCATCATCAAGAGGACTCGAAGTCAATggattgaaacaaaacaaaaccgaTGGCTACCCTGAAACCAAAAACATGCACCATAGCAGCATTGCTGATCCATTCTACCAGCAACAGCAAAAGCAGCAGCATTTAAATGCTAGCAAAATGAAAGCTGATACGCAATCTAGAGAGAGCAAGAAAGCCACCGCAAAAGCGCTGAAGCAATCACATTCGCAGAAATATGAAACTGAACTATAG